The proteins below come from a single Danaus plexippus chromosome 20, MEX_DaPlex, whole genome shotgun sequence genomic window:
- the LOC133319455 gene encoding uncharacterized protein C05D11.13-like, with the protein MKVARLNETFPQAELRRLKQAEREAAQRAAETPEQSQDRRRQHAEYLASQRAAETPEQSQARRQQNAEYLASQRASETPEQSQDRRRQHAEYRASQRAAETPEVHAKAAEYIITEYSFASLRGYK; encoded by the coding sequence ATGAAAGTAGCTAGACTTAACGAGACGTTTCCACAAGCCGAACTGCGAAGGCTTAAACAAGCAGAGCGTGAGGCAGCTCAAAGAGCTGCTGAGACACCAGAGCAGTCCCAAGATAGACGTCGACAGCATGCTGAGTATCTAGCATCTCAACGGGCTGCAGAGACACCCGAACAGTCTCAAGCTCGACGTCAACAGAACGCTGAATATCTGGCATCTCAACGGGCTTCTGAGACACCCGAACAGTCCCAGGATCGACGTCGACAGCATGCTGAGTATCGAGCATCTCAACGGGCTGCGGAGACACCCGAAGTCCACGCGAAAGCCGccgaatatataataaccgAATATTCTTTTGCTAGCCTACGAggatataa